In a genomic window of Candidatus Lokiarchaeota archaeon:
- the gap gene encoding type I glyceraldehyde-3-phosphate dehydrogenase has product MTTRVAINGFGRIGRNYMRAAIGRDFDVVAINDIMDVETRAHLFRYDTVMGKFEGSVERNDDELVIEGHGIKMLNEKNPEELPWDKMDVDIVIESTGVFRTRKDCDKHLAAGADKVLLSAPGKGGEMLTVVLGVNGDDYDPDKHDVISNASCTTNCLAPLVKVLDEAFGLQCGLMTTTHAVTTSQRILDMPHGDLRRARAAGWNIIPTTTGAAKAIDLVYPEASGKLDAMAMRVPVMDASIVDMVVNLEEKTNVEGVNAAFKEASEKGDLAPYLAYIDEPLVSSDFIGDPHSCSYDSLMTRVIGNMAKVLGWYDNEAGYATRMVDLTEIVGSSL; this is encoded by the coding sequence ATGACAACGAGAGTTGCAATCAACGGTTTCGGCAGGATTGGACGAAATTACATGCGTGCTGCTATTGGAAGGGATTTCGATGTAGTGGCTATCAACGATATAATGGACGTTGAAACGCGGGCTCATCTGTTTCGGTATGATACTGTCATGGGGAAATTCGAAGGATCAGTCGAAAGAAATGATGATGAATTGGTTATAGAAGGCCATGGAATCAAGATGCTGAATGAGAAGAATCCAGAGGAACTGCCCTGGGATAAGATGGATGTCGATATAGTCATAGAATCAACAGGCGTATTCAGAACTCGCAAGGATTGCGACAAACATCTTGCAGCGGGAGCAGATAAGGTTCTCTTAAGCGCACCTGGCAAAGGCGGGGAAATGCTTACTGTCGTGCTTGGAGTAAATGGTGACGACTACGATCCTGACAAGCATGATGTGATTTCAAATGCTTCTTGCACTACCAATTGCTTGGCGCCCTTGGTAAAGGTGCTTGATGAAGCGTTTGGTCTTCAGTGCGGATTAATGACTACAACTCATGCTGTGACGACAAGCCAGAGGATTCTTGATATGCCACATGGTGACCTCAGACGAGCTCGAGCAGCTGGCTGGAATATCATTCCGACTACTACTGGGGCTGCAAAGGCAATCGACTTGGTTTATCCGGAAGCATCTGGAAAACTAGATGCGATGGCTATGCGTGTTCCCGTCATGGACGCCTCGATAGTTGATATGGTCGTCAATCTCGAGGAGAAGACCAATGTTGAAGGTGTCAACGCAGCATTCAAGGAAGCTTCCGAGAAAGGAGACCTAGCTCCATACCTAGCGTACATTGATGAACCGCTTGTCTCTTCAGATTTTATCGGTGATCCTCATTCCTGCAGCTACGATTCGCTCATGACCCGTGTCATTGGTAATATGGCGAAGGTGCTCGGCTGGTATGACAATGAGGCTGGTTATGCCACGCGCAT